The region TTCAGCTGGAAATAAATCTTGCACCCACTCAACTTCTGCAACACGGTACCTTCATACACAAAAAACAAAAACCCAAatcttaaaaaattaattatttgaaaAAGTCAAATGGTCAACAAGAGCAATCATGATACTCACCCATCTTGATCCCAGTTTCGAAGAATGTGAAATCTTCTTCGACTCTCAACCTGCATgcattttaaaatgttaaaatgaGTATAATTAACCAAAAAAACTATAACTATACATTAAATGAATTtgatcaaataaaaaaaaaaaaaaagaggtaaTTCATTTTTATAATCTAACTATTTACCTCCAGGAAAAAACGCCCATCAGGAAGAGGCTCACAACTGCATGAAAAGAAAAGGGTgattaaatttatattaaataactAGGTTAACATAGACATAAACTTGTGGATGACATCTACACTTACTCTGTGATTTCCACTTCACAAGCATAATCAGCTACAGATCCGGTTGTGGGGTCCAGTATAACCTACACACGACACCCAAGTACAGTGAGTCAGTTTCTTTACCAATCTAAATAATTCAAAGGAACATTAATTATATCTACCATTCCCATTCGCCGGTTTCCTTCCATAATCCTCCTCACCTGTTATTTACCACAAAAGGTCAAATTACACAGGACACGACAAAACAAAACAGGTTGTATTGTTGTATTTTGAATGTACATTGGATTTAGACTGATGTTAATAGGACAAAAATATAGAATCTGTTAAAACTCACCATAAGTCTGTAACGAGCTTCAAAAATGTTTAGGTGTAACTTCTGACAAGGCAACACAACATCCATGACAAAAAGAGGCATCAAATCAGGACCCATGTTTGTCAAACTCTCATGCTCCAACTTCCTTTCTGCAAATTCCTGTGGGAAGTTCCTCTCTATTATGCTATTCAGTGTCACACTGAAAGCCAAAACAACCAATTCACCTTATTAATCAGTTAATGTAACTACCATAAAACAATTAATGAACTTACTATTAAACAAAGAAACAAACTCACCTTATTGCACATGTTCTAGGACTAATAAACAAAACTGTTCTGCACAAAGGACATTTGTTACCTAATTAAGGGACCAAAAAAGTATTAGTGACTCAAAATGGGGATATAAATATGGAAAAGAACAGAAAGAACACAAACCTCGGTCCATTGATTGGAAGAGGCAAGATCGACAGAAAGTGTGTCCACATGGAGTTGTAATTGGTTCATATAGTAATTTCAAGCAAAGTGTGCAATCAAAATCATCTGTACGTGCTGGTCTCCCATGGAGTCTCCTCCCAAGTATATTGGTTGCTATTCTTTCTAAATTTCTTAGAGCATTGCTGTGTAACAAATTTTAACAAAGTGAAAAAAAGAATATAAGAAGTAAAAGTTCAAAAGAATGTAAAACAGGTATCGTCCTATATTATTACCTTGAAGCATCAACCTGAAGACCAGAAAGAATTGCATCACGAGCTAGCTCGAATCTCTCTAACTGCCAACAACTTATTATATTTCAATTTTGATCTAGTTTTTGTAGGAGTTGGATAAACTGTGAGTAAAAAGTAAAGAAAGAGGTCTCACTAAAATGAGTGCATTTGCCTTCAATATGTATGGAGTTACAGATTGGCTTCGCAAGTTGATAAGGTGATCAGCATCCTTCAATGCAAGCTAAAAAATGGAAGTTGAGATATGAAAAGGTGTCCCTTAAGATTTGTTAATTTAGAAAGCAACAAAAGGATGAGCTCGATCATACAAAATAAACAAAGATCACGTACGCCAGCATGGATTGTAGGATCAAGCCCGCTCAATGGTCTATGTTCAGATGTAGAAGGTGGCCTGTTTTTCAGGAACTGACTAATCCTGGATGGAATTCCACAAAAGATATAAATTGttcatgttttgagaaatttCACACAAAAGTTTTATTGAAGTAATTGAAGAGTAAACAGTGATATCTGAGATATTTACCTGAGATAAGCAGCGCATCGGTTGTTAAGAATGACAGGATCAGCTGGTTGAATATTATGCGCTCTTGAGTAACAATTGACAGCCTGATTGACAAATTGACATAAATTTTGTTGGAAAAGCAGAAGAAGAATGCAAACACTTTGAGAAAAGTAATGATTCCAATTATTTACCTCCTCAAAACGATTCTCTCTGAATGCTTTGTTGCCCATATCCATGAGATCATAAACATGACTAAACCGCCCTAATGACATGGATGCCGACTCTTCTTGATTCCCCTGCATTATTCCCAACAACACTGTTTATTTCAACAAGCAATTTGTAAAACCGCAATCTTCGCTGTAACCAATTTGCTTTTGGATTTGGTACTTATCAAATGCAAAAACTGTTCGAAGCTTGTTACCAATTACCAATTAACATCAACAAAGTAAACTCAAAATTCATATTGATTATGGAGTTGACATCGAAACCGAAATCGTTGCCGGCTCGTGCCATATTGAACTCGTCGTATGCCAAAATTAGTGACAATTACAACATTTCCTCTGCGATTAATCATAATTAAGGTAATAACCAGAGCAATAAACTCAAATACTTCCAAAAAAGAATGAAACTCACCCAAATGAAATCCTCGACATCATTAATCCCTTCCAAGCTCAATCCAGACGACGATGATTCTTCTCCGGTAGCCATTCACAAACAAAGCAAACTCGAAAGAGAAATAACAATAGTTGCTTAGCGGATCAAAAGAGAAAAGTAGAGACTGCAACAGTGTTACTAAGAGGTGACGAGACGGTGGTGAAAAAGACTATCGTGTTCTTCAGTGCGTCCTTCATTCCATACACGGACCATATTCATCTACGTGTTCTATCTGTCTACACTTGTTGAATGAATATCTTATACACGCAGTTACTGTGTATGTACAAACTTCAAGGCACAGGGTACAATTGAACTGTTCAGAAGTTACCCTTTAATCCCAGTTTTAGAGCTTTCGTTCTCAGAAAGTTCGATTCGGCGGAAAGAAAAATGTACGAAATTTACGGTGACGAGCAGAGTATTTATTATGTGTGGTATGGTGTACCGCAGTTAATCTGTGCATAGCTGGTTTTGTCTCATCGGATGGATACTGATGCCAATATATAGGTATTTGACTTTGGTGATACTACATTCGGTCAGTTTAATCGGCTTTGATTTTATATGCTTtattttaattagtttttaaCATCTTTGCATTTTTtctaatcaaataaaataaaagaaactaaATATCTTATTAAAAAATCGGTTTGAACTGCCCGTCAAACAAATTGAACTGAAAATCGGAGAAGAAAAAAGTTCAactaacaaataaaataaaagaaactaaATATCTTATTAAAAAATCGGTTTGAACGGCCCGTCAAACAAATTGAACTGAAAATCGGAGAAGAAAAAAGTTCAACTAACataaattttatgtttatttataaaTCGGAACGAACCTGACAATTTTTACAAAAGCGTCTTTGAATCTATTAAATTGAACCATTAAAACCTGTTGAattgaataaaaacacataaaaatataacattttacatAAAACATTGTGACTTGTAGATGACAAATTTTTGGTTATAtacaaaaaaacatgaaaaatataaaaatcatgtTGACCGGCGGTCGAACCAGTTGAACTGTGAGCCTTTCATCAGGTCGGTTCAAcaaaaaatgtggtttttaataTTAGGAATAAATAGGAATAAATCTCTTATGTAATGATGGTCATTATGCGAATGCTTGCCCGGATCTTGGAAATTATGCACAAAGGTCTTCTTATTCTGCTGCTAATCTTGCTCAAGCCTTCATCACCGAGTGTAACATAAACAGCTCTACACCCGATTGGTATGTCGACTCGGGTGCCACAGCTCATATGGCTCCCTCCTCGGCTGGAATGGACTCTTCTACTCCTTATCATGGCAATGATAAGATAGCTTTTGGTAATGGTAATGTTCTCCCTATCTCTCGTGTTGGTACTTATTCCATTGCTCCAAA is a window of Lactuca sativa cultivar Salinas chromosome 1, Lsat_Salinas_v11, whole genome shotgun sequence DNA encoding:
- the LOC111916732 gene encoding uncharacterized protein LOC111916732 isoform X1; the encoded protein is MATGEESSSSGLSLEGINDVEDFIWGNQEESASMSLGRFSHVYDLMDMGNKAFRENRFEEAVNCYSRAHNIQPADPVILNNRCAAYLRISQFLKNRPPSTSEHRPLSGLDPTIHAGLALKDADHLINLRSQSVTPYILKANALILLERFELARDAILSGLQVDASSNALRNLERIATNILGRRLHGRPARTDDFDCTLCLKLLYEPITTPCGHTFCRSCLFQSMDRGNKCPLCRTVLFISPRTCAISVTLNSIIERNFPQEFAERKLEHESLTNMGPDLMPLFVMDVVLPCQKLHLNIFEARYRLMVRRIMEGNRRMGMVILDPTTGSVADYACEVEITDCEPLPDGRFFLEVESRRRFHILRNWDQDGYRVAEVEWVQDLFPAEGTREKYDLQQTTNKVAAYARSWIRVAQEAARRDQARLTELHKAEGLMPSTSDPESFSFWLATLTNQRPLERLSLLRIRDTKERLRRGYFYMKAAEEEQQ
- the LOC111916732 gene encoding uncharacterized protein LOC111916732 isoform X2, producing the protein MSLGRFSHVYDLMDMGNKAFRENRFEEAVNCYSRAHNIQPADPVILNNRCAAYLRISQFLKNRPPSTSEHRPLSGLDPTIHAGLALKDADHLINLRSQSVTPYILKANALILLERFELARDAILSGLQVDASSNALRNLERIATNILGRRLHGRPARTDDFDCTLCLKLLYEPITTPCGHTFCRSCLFQSMDRGNKCPLCRTVLFISPRTCAISVTLNSIIERNFPQEFAERKLEHESLTNMGPDLMPLFVMDVVLPCQKLHLNIFEARYRLMVRRIMEGNRRMGMVILDPTTGSVADYACEVEITDCEPLPDGRFFLEVESRRRFHILRNWDQDGYRVAEVEWVQDLFPAEGTREKYDLQQTTNKVAAYARSWIRVAQEAARRDQARLTELHKAEGLMPSTSDPESFSFWLATLTNQRPLERLSLLRIRDTKERLRRGYFYMKAAEEEQQ